A single Curtobacterium sp. MCJR17_020 DNA region contains:
- a CDS encoding riboflavin synthase → MFTGIIEELGTVTAVEQHGDSVALTVRGPIVVADASHGDSIATSGVCLTVVEQTPDSFTAFVMKQTLDMSAHGALRVGDRLNLERAASVGDRLGGHIVQGHIDGTATLLETADGDGWRRVRFSLAPALSPLVVDKGSIALDGVSLTVSAVSPEDTAPDAAWFEVSLIPETLEATTLGLRVPGDRVNVETDVLARHVRRMLRLDAAVGSLDAAAGSLETVGPLETVGTEAR, encoded by the coding sequence GTGTTCACCGGCATCATCGAGGAACTCGGCACCGTCACCGCCGTCGAGCAGCACGGCGACTCCGTCGCGCTCACCGTCCGTGGGCCGATCGTGGTCGCGGACGCCAGCCACGGCGACTCCATCGCCACCAGCGGCGTCTGCCTCACCGTGGTCGAGCAGACCCCCGACTCCTTCACCGCCTTCGTCATGAAGCAGACCCTCGACATGAGCGCGCACGGAGCGTTGCGGGTGGGCGACCGCCTGAACCTCGAGCGCGCGGCGTCGGTCGGCGACCGGCTCGGCGGCCACATCGTTCAGGGCCACATCGACGGCACCGCCACCCTGCTCGAGACGGCCGACGGCGACGGCTGGCGCCGGGTGCGCTTCTCGCTCGCGCCGGCACTCAGCCCGCTCGTCGTCGACAAGGGGTCGATCGCGCTCGACGGCGTCTCGCTCACCGTCAGCGCCGTCTCGCCCGAGGACACCGCGCCGGACGCCGCCTGGTTCGAGGTCAGCCTCATCCCGGAGACGCTCGAGGCGACGACCCTCGGCCTGCGCGTGCCGGGGGACCGGGTGAACGTCGAGACCGACGTGCTCGCGCGGCACGTGCGCCGGATGCTGCGGCTCGACGCCGCGGTCGGTTCGCTCGACGCCGCGGCCGGTTCGCTCGAGACCGTCGGACCGCTCGAGACCGTCGGAACG